A segment of the Chryseobacterium scophthalmum genome:
CAATTTGTTGCGGCCATTACCATAGGATACAAACGGGTTTCAAAATCTTTTAATAATTGACTGAAAAAGCCATTTAAACTTTCCGCGATCTTCAGATTGGATGCTTCATTACAAAGAATATCATGTAAATTTCTTACGCCATTTCCTAAGACAGATTCTAAATCAACTATTTTATTTTTCAGCTCTCCCGCAGATGTGTTTAGTATTCTGCTCATTCCAAAAGGTCTGAAAACGACAATGATCAACTTTAATGAGCCTATTATCTCCAATTCTCTATAGTCCGTAATTTGTCCATAACAAAATACTTTTGGGAGTTTTGTTCCATCTTTATATAAGGCACCAGAACCTATACTGAAAACAATGCCTGTATTGCCGTCTGCAAATGTCCGAAAAAGACCATTGCGAATATCGTTTAGATCTAAAAAAAGGTAATGTTTGATGTATGGAGCTAAAATTGGAGAAGGAATTATCTGCATATCTCATCATTTTATTCATTCAAAAATATAAGTTCTTAAATAATAGAAGCTAATCTTTCTCTAACAAAAATAGTACTTATTGATTCAACAATAAGTAAAATCTTCTTTTTGACCCTTTTATATTTTACTTTAAAAATGTTGTTTTTAAATGTATTCAAAAAAATATCAACTAAACAATAGCTAAAAAAACAATTAAATCATAATTAAAAATAATTTGCAACTATTAGGAAAACTAAAGCTTTCTTTTTTGCATAAAAAAGGCCATCTCATTTTTGAGACAGCCTCTTTTTAAGTGACTTCGGAGGGATTCGAACCCCCAACCAACGGAGCCGAAATCCGCCATTCTATCCAGTTGAACTACGAAGCCGGTTTTTATAAGTAATGAGTAATTAATAATAAGTAATGCAAATATTGCTCATTACCAATTACTCATTATTTATATTTAGAACGTAATTTTCACACCTCCTACAACCTGAGCACCAAGAACTTTATAGCCTTTGTACGTTTGGTATTTTGAGCTTAGAAGATTGTTTCCGAGTGCGAAAATACTGAAATTTTTGTGAATTTTGTACTCCGCAGACAAGTTTAAATCTGCATAACCACCAACTTTATCATTGGTATCTTCAGTTGATTGGAAAATCATTGATGGACTTCCCACTCCTTCAAGCATATACGAGTTTGTCGTTCTGTCTGTTGCAAAAATCCCTTTGAAACCTAAAGATAATTTTTTCTCAAACATCGTATATTTTGCACCGATGCTTCCTGTAACCAAAGGAACATTATAAATATTTTCGTAATTCTTTAAATCATATTTTAAAAATCTTACATCAGCATCTACAATCAGGTTTTCTAACGGGAAATATTGCAAGCTCCCTTTAATGTCGCTCACATTTCCGTCATCATAAATTGTAGAAAAAGTATTGGCAAAATCGTAACCAGGTCTGTCTAAAGTAAACTCATTAGTGAAAAGATTATTTGCTCCGAAGAACATAATATTTTTCATTTTCCCAAATCCTGCCGAAACATCATATTTAAAAGTCTCGTCGATATCCCCTCTTAAACCTGCATAAAAATGATACTGTGTTTCTGTAGGTCTCAACATTTGATCTGAAACCAAGAATGGATTCTCCTGTAATAATTCAGCGTACGTATTTAGTTTTAAACCACCGTCAACTCCACCATAGAATTTAAATTCTTTAGAAGCAGCCACCTGAAATTCAGCCTGTGGAAACCAATATGTTTTATTATTTTTTAATTCTTCTGCTAAAATCAAATTAGAATTTCTTGCATTTAAAAAATTAAATGAAGAACCCAACATTAAATAAGATTCACCTTTAGCAAAGGTTACTTTTGGAGCAATATCAGCATTGAAAAACGTTGAAGAATTTTTGTTTAATAACGCAAAATCTGTCTTTACCGTTTCCAAACCTAATCCTAAATCAGCATTCATTACAATTCCGTTGTCTGAAAGCTTTACAGCATGCTTTGAAAGGTTAGCTAAAATGGAAGCCTGATTTTCTTTTGCATCAAAATGATCGCTCAAAAATGAAGATTTCACTCTTACATCATTCAGAATTTCATTAGAATAAAAATCATAGTAACCATTCACCTTAAACTGATTTACTTTTTGTTGTAAATCTACATCAGCTGAAGGATTGACCGCATAAATTCCATAATAATTATAGTTATTTAAACCATATTCAGCATTTACATTGATTTTCCCTTTTTCACCGTATGAATTTAAGAAAGCTCCTAAAGTTGCCGAACTTTGCTTAGAATCCCAAGGATAAACTTTTTTCAGTCCGTTCGTAGATAAGACATGAACATCTGCCCCAACTTCTAACTTATTCTCTAAAGTTGTAGAAATATTAGCATCGGCTAAAATCTTCCCGTAATTCCCCATTCCAATTTGGAAATAGTTATTTTGAGCCGTTCCGTCAAACTTCGGAGTAACATCTTCACCCTGAATCGTAGAAGTTTTAAAGTCTGAAACTGCAGGAACATCCGTAATCGTATATTTTACAGGATTTGCCGACTTCTCTTCTGGCGGATAATTTTTCTCTATTACTACAGAAGTTTTCTTCTTCTCTATTTTCTTTACTTCCGGTTCTCTTTTCTTGTTAAGAATCAGCTTTTCTTCTCTGATCTGAGAAAACGCCACAGACGAGATTCCCAGAAATAATATAGATAGTATTTGAATTTTCTTGTTCATATATATTGTATTAATGTATAAAGTAAAAAGTATTAATGATTAAATCACATGAATACATTTTACATAAATACGACAGTACATTTTATTTTTTAATCTGCTTTTTAACTTCCTTCGCTTCTGCAACAATTTCAGGGAAATCTGCATAGTTTGAAATAATCTGATCGCAAGTGTAGCTCGCCTGATAATTATCTTTCAGACCGATGTAATTCTTCGCCATCAAAACCAGCGCTTTTGCTCCCCAATAATCCTCTGATGCGTAATTGTTGGCAATTTTAAAGATCGTTTCATTGGAAGATTTATAAGCTTTCGCTTTGTTTTGATAAAATGCTTTCGCATAAAAAGCTTCAGCTGCAACTTCCGCGTTTGAAGATTTTTCAAGAGCTGTATAAGCCGTTTGTGCGTCTTTATCTTTTCCTGAATTCATCAGGCTTCTTGCCTTAATTACTTTTGCTGTTTCAATAACTGCTGCAGAGTTTTTGTTGTTGGCAATTACAGCGTTGGCTAATTTTTCAGCTTCCGAGAAATTCTTTTCCTCAGCATACATTTTCATCAACTCAACATTAGCATAATTTTTAACGTTGACATTGGATGAATTTTTAATATTTTCTAAATACTTTTTAGCTTCAGCAGAATTTCCTTGAGCAAGATAAATTTGAGAAACTCTAGTTGCTGCATCATCCTGATAATCGTTCTGAACATTTGCTACTTCCTGAAGAACCAATAATGATTTTGTAGGATTATTGGTCTGATAATAACTTTCTCCCAACTCATATTTAGCCTGATAAAGACCTTCTCCTGTAGGATTTTGAGTTAAATATTTCTCGTAATAAGAGATTGCATTTTTGTAATCTTTCTTAGTGAAATACTGTTTTCCAGTCGATAAGTTGATTTCATCAATTTCAGATGCATCGATATTTACGCCTATATTTCTTGCGAAATCAGCATAACCTGAAACATCCCCGTTTTTAGTAAAGATCGGTTTTGCAGCCTGAACAATTTTCTGTGCGTAAGCTGTGTTTTTATACTGTTCACCCAAAGATTTTAACTCAGATAACGCTTTATCATTTTGATTTTGATCAATATAATTTTGCGCTCTATAAATCGATGCATTCGCTATCAAATCTTTATCTGAAGAAGATTTAATTACTTTTCCGAAGAAATCATTTGAATTGGTAAAATCATTCTGAGCGGCATAAGCTACTCCAATTTCATATTGTGCATCATCAATATATTCTGAAGCAGGATATTTTGAAATTAAAGATTTTAGGTTCGTGATTTTAGCAACATTGTCGTCTTTAAATCCTAAAGCCAAAGCTTTTTGGTATAAAGTATAGTCTGTAGCGTCTTCGTTTTTGTCATAGATCGCGATCGCACGATCCAAATCGTTATTAGCGTAATTAATATCTGCTAAACGAAGTTCTGCATCATTTTTAAATTCAGGTTTCGGATTTTTTAAATATTGCGTAAAATATTGTTCTGCCTGATCGAATTTTTTAGATTTAAAATAAGCATATCCCAAATCGTAAGACAATTGTTGCTTTTCAGGAAAAGTTTCGTTGGTTAGTTTTTCGTAACGCACGATGGCAGAAGGATAATTTCCTTTCTGATAATAAACCTGTCCCAACCAATACAAAGCTCTGCTGTGAAATTCTTTATTTAAATCGAATTCTAAACTTCTAAGAAAATATTTTTCGGCTTCGTCGAAATTCCCTTTATTGAATTCTTCCGTTCCCAAAAGATAAGAAACTTCCTGATCTACTTTATCGGTTTCAGGAGTTGAGTTTGGCAATTTGTCAATCGCATTCAACGTTTCTTTAAAGTTCCCGGAATACAGATAAGATTTCACCAAAAGTGATCTCATTTCTGATGTTTTCGCATCATTATTATTAATAGTAATATAATTCTGAATAACCGTTGTAGGGCTTTCAAATGGGTTACCAATATCGTAACTCAGTTTTGCATATTGTTCGTGCGCCAGTTTTTTTACACTTGCATCATAATCCATCTGATAAGACGAACGGAATGCTGAAAGTGCTTCCTGCTTTTTCTCAACCGCCAAATAAGCATTTCCTAACTGATAATAAGCATTCTGAGCCAGAGCCGAATTGCTGTTTAACAACTGATTGTAATAAGAAACCGCTTCGTCATATTTTTTAAGCTGCGCTGCAACAAATCCCATTTCATACAAATCGTTTTCAGAAGGATTCGATTGTACCGCCAAATAATCCTTTAAATGTGGATACGCAGAATTGTAATCATTTTTCATGAAATAAGATTCACCAATGATTTTGTGAACTTCCGCTTTATAAGAAGCTGAAATATCTTCATTCAACAAAGCATTTCCTTCCGAAATTGCTTTATCATAATCTTTATCATTATAATACATCTGCACATAATACGGACGCACCAATTTTGAATATTTAGGTTGATCTTTTACCGAATCAAAATACTGAAATGCCTGCTCATTCTGTCTTTTAGAATAATACAAATGTCCCAACATGTAAGCGATATCGCCTTTTTGAGATTCATCAGCTGTTTTGTGAGCTTCTTCCAATGCGTCAATCGCACCTTTAGAATCGCCCATCATAAATTTAGCGTACCCCAATTTCAGAATATACTGTGTATTTTCTTCTTTGGTTAATTGATATTGATTAACTTTTTTTAAAGTTTTTAAAGCTTCCTTAAAATCTTTTTTAGCTAAATAATAATCTGCCAAAGGTAAATTTGCCTGTGCAAAGTAGGCAGAATTTGGGTATTCTTTCATGAAAGCCGTTAAACCGTCTTCCGCATGATTTTTCTGAAGAATAACTCCAATGACGTTATCAAAAAACTGCGCAGCTTCTTTTTTCGACTGCTCCAGATTCTGATTATAGAAATACTGACGTGCATATTCGTATTGAGAAGCGTTGTATATTTTTGTCTGATAAAGATTCTGAGCTAAGTTAAACCTATAGTTTTCCTTTTGGGTAAAATATTGAGACTGTTGCGCTTCGGAAACTCCGAAATAGAAAACAGCAGCCGCTAAAAGTATTTTTTTTGATTTCATTAATATCAAATTTTAAATTGGATAAGCCTTCAAAAACAAGACCAAATATTTTAATTTTCAGATAAGATTTATCCACAATCCATCAACGAAAATATCGAAAAGATATTGTATAAACAAGTCTTTTTGCACATTGTTAGTATCTCAATTCTTTTTTAGCAGTAATTAACTTTTATATAAGAAATATTAAGAAAATCTTAATTATTTCACAGAAATAATTACATTTGTTTTTTTCAACTTTATATAAACATTGAATGAATCAACTTTTCAGAAGGAAAACCTATTCAGAGACAGACACATCCACTAATCTTTTAAGAGTTCTAGGAACTTGGGACATTGTATTTTTTGGTATTGCAGCTATTATTGGAGCAGGAAGTTTCAGTAGTTTGGGCGAAGCCGTTTTCAGAGGCGGTCCCGGTGTGATTCTTCTTTATTTAATTTGTGGTTTTGCCTGTGGTTTTACCGCTTTATGCTACGCTGAATTTGCAAGTAGAATTCCAACGGCGGGTTCTGCTTATACCTATGCTTACGCCAGTTTTGGTGAATTGATTGCGTGGGTAATCGGTTGGGCTTTGATTATGGAATATTCTTTTGGAAATATTTATGTTGCCTTTTCCTGGTCAGATTATTTCACCAGTTTTCTTGAACGTCTCGGAATGCATATTCCTGATTATCTTACTTGCAGTTATACCGAAGCTAAAAAAGCTTTTACAAACGGTTCTGAAAATAAAGAACTGATTAATGCATGGGTAAATGCTCCTTTAGTGGGAAGTTTAAAATTCATCGTCGATATTCCTGCATTGGTTATCAACGGATTGATTACCTGGTTGTGTTACCGTGGAGTGAAAGAAAGTAAAAATTTCAACAATTCTTTAGTTATATTAAAACTTGCTGTAATCGTTTTGGTTATTTTGGTTGGTTTTTCTTACATTAATACTGAAAATTGGACCCCTGTAAGTATAGAAGGAACTCCTTCTTTTATGCCAAATGGTTTTGCGGGAGTAATGAGCGCTGTTTCAGGAGTTTTCTTTGCTTACATTGGATTTGACGCATTGAGCGTACTTTCTGAAGAAACCAAAGACCCACAAAAAACCTTACCAAAAGGAATGATTATTTCTTTGGTTCTTTGTACCGTAATTTATATTGCCCTGACTTTAGTCTTAACCGGAATGGTAGATTATAGAAAATTTGATGGCATCGGAGATCCCTTATCATTTATATTTGAAAAAACGAATGCCAATGTTGCATGGATGGAATTGACGGTTTCTTTTGTGGCAATTGTCGCAATTACGACTGTTCTATTGGTTTTCCAAATGGGACAGCCGAGAATCTGGTACGCAATGAGCCGTGACGGATTGATGCCGAAAAAGTTTCAGGATGTGCACCCAAAATATAAAACACCTTCGTTTGCAACGATTGTTACCGGTATTGTAGTAGGAGTTCCTATTATTTTTACCGATAAAAGTTTCATCTTAGATTTTACCAGCATCGGAACTATTTTCGCATTTGTATTGGTTTGCGCAGGAGTTTTGATGCTTCCGCCAAAAGAAAAACTTAAAGGACGTTTTCACCTTCCTTATATTAACGGAAAAATTATTTTCCCTGTTATTTTTATTGGTTCATTGGTAGGATTCCATTATTTCCAGCCTGATTTTTTTGATCATTTAATGGAATGGTCTGATCCTAAAGAAGGTGAATTCAAAGCTTCGATTTTCTTCTTTATCTTAATCAATCTTGGGCTTTGTGTCTTGACATTTATTAAAAATCTATCCCTAATTCCATTGATTGGTTTAAGCTCTTGCTTATATCTTCTTACCGGGATGAGCCATGAAAACTGGTTTTATTTCGGAATATGGTTTGCCATTGGTTTGATTATTTATTTCTGCTACGGATATAAAAACAGTAAGCTGAGAAAAGAAGCGTAATTGATTGATGAAATATCTTTTCTGTTTACTATTTTTAGTCATTATCGGATGCAACAAAACTAAAGTTGAATCTGAAAATAATTCAATTAGTGAAAATTCGGGAGAAAATAAAATTCCTTACAAAGAGTTTTTAATTTCAATCAACAAAAAATCTGAAGAAGAAAAGAAGAATTATCTGTTTCAATTTATCAACTATGATGTTCCAAATTACTGGGCTTCTACTCCATGGTCGTTTAACGGAACATCGAGAGAACCACAGGAAGGAACAATTGCTTGCGGGTATTTTGTAACCAACACGCTGACTGATTTTGGCTTTGATATTAACAGAACTTATTTAGCGCAACAGGCTTCGTCGGTAATGATAAAAAAGCTTTGCAAAGACATTAAATATTTCAGCAAAAGACAAGATTTAGATAATTATATTTTAAGTAAAAATAAAAAGCAGGTGTATATTGTCGGCTTAGATTTTCATACCGGATTTATTACTCGAGAAAACAAAGACACGTATTTTATTCATTCAAATTACATCAAAAACAAAGGTGTCGTAAAAGAATTAACGCAAACATCTCAAGCTTTGAATGCTTCAAAAACTTTTATGATTGGAACTTTAAACTATTGACATTTTTAATTTTCTTAACTTAAATAAACTTAGTTTATTCTTTTTTCACATTGAGAAATTAAGAAACAATATCATAATGAACAGTTTAAGAAATCAATAAATTGATTTTGATGAAAGTTTATTAAGCACAATTCTTTGAAAACCTTAACTTCTTAATGTTAAAAAATGTTTTATAAAAATTTAAACAGCTCTAATAATTGGCGAAATTATTGCTAAGGTTCTTTAGGAACTTTAAACTATAATGCCATGTCTGAAAGAATAAAAACATATGATGAGTTCTATGAGTTTTATCTCGGCGAACACAAAAAATTAGGAACCAGAATTTTTCATTTTCTGGGAATTGTATCTGTTTTTCTCGTCATTGGTTTTGTGATATATACAGGTAAAGAAAGGTTCTTATGGTATATTCCGATATTCGGATATGGTTTTGCCTGGCTCAGTCACGCTTTTATTGAAAGAAATAAACCTGCCACTTTCAAATATCCGCTTTGGTCTTTAATGTCTGATTTTAAGCTGTTTTTTGAGCTTTTAATCGGAAAACAGAAATTTAATGGAAAACAGCCTTGAATTTTCTTTGGCACAAAACTTGCAAACCAACCCCCAAATTATATGAAGTTATGAAAAATGCGAAACTCTTCCTAAAAGGAACATTACTAGTATCGTCTTTATTTGTTTTATCACAATGTAAGCCGATGCCCAACTCAACAGCAGACAATGAAAAAACATTTATTGTAGGTCCCGAAACTGCAGATTGTACAGGAGTAGCTCCTATGAAATGTCTTCAGGTAAAAGAAAAAGCATCTGATAGCTGGCAAAATTTCTACACCAACATTGAAGGTTTCACTTATGAACCAGGATATGAATATGTTTTAAAAGTAAAAACAGAGAAAATTGAAAATCCACCAATGGATGCATCTTCAATTAAATATACTTTGATAAAGCAGGTTTCTAAAACCAAGAAATAACAAAAAATCCCTTTCAAAATAATTTGAAAGGGATTTTTATTTTTTTAAACTATTTTATTCCTGATGACCTCTATTTTGAGGAGGATTAGGCAATTGAGCTTTAGAATATTCTTCCATTTTTTGAGTTGCCGCCATAGAGACGACCAAATCATTCAGCATAGAGCTTGCTGCTGTCGGAGAATTTGGCAATAAAACCAAATTACTTCTGTTATTTGCACCAATCGACTGTAAGGTGTCGTAATGCTGAGTAACAACGATTAATGCAGAAGCTTCCTGTGCGTTGATATTGGCTGCATTCAGCATTTTTACAGATTCTTCCAGACCTTTTGCGATTTCTCTTCTTTGGTCTGCAATACCTTGTCCCTGAAGTTTTTTAGATTCTGCTTCAGCCTTTGCTACAGCAACAATTCTGATTCTTTGTGCTTCAGACTCGTATTCTGCAGCAGTTTTTTCACGTTCTGCAGCGTTGATTCTGTTCATCGCGTGCTTTACCTGTTCATCCGGATCGATATCGGTTACCAAAGCTTTGATAATATCATAACCATAACTTTGCATCGCTTCTTGTAATTCACTTTTTACAGCAATTGCAATATCATCTTTTCTTACGAAAACATCGTCTAATTTCGTTTTTGGAACTTCTGCACGAACTACATCAAAAACGTAAGATGTAATCTGATTTTCAGGATTTTCCAAACGATAATATGCATCTTTTACATTTTCTCTGATGACCTGATATTGTACAGAAACTTTCATTTTGATAAAAACATTATCTAATGTTTTAGTATCAATAATAACATCCAGTTGTTGAATTCTAAGATTCAGACGTTTTGAGATCTGATCAAGAAACGGAATTTTCAAATGTAAACCAGCGTGGCTCACTTTCAAAAATTTCCCTAATCTTTCTACAACAGCCGCAGATTCCTGCTTTACCGTAAAGAAAGAAGCGAATAATGTGACAAGTCCAAAAAAGACCAAAATACCTACATACACCATATTTGTTTTATTTTAATTGATATGTCGAGAAGATACGAAAAAGTTACATACCAATCAAACAAGCTGCTACATCGTCATACCGATATCGATTCCTTTTATTTTTCGGTAAAGATCAGTTGCATAATTATCAGTCATTCCCGAAACAAAATCAATCACACCAAGAACTTTCTGGTAATCGCTACCCTCTTCGTAAATAAACTGTTTTGGAATTAATTTTAAAGCTTTGGTGTCGTAAGATTTAATTTTATCTTCAGACTTCAAAATTGACGGAATAAAATGATCCAGCAATTCATACATTACGTTGTAACCCGCATTTTCAATTTCTACGACAGCTTTATGATTGTAAATTTTTTCGACTGAAAAGCTTTCGATATCCTGTAAAGCTTTATTTTCACTTTTATAAATATCAAGCAAGGCTTTATCAAGGTTTCCTTCAAGAATTTTATCAAAGTTTTGCTTGTACATCGAAATCGATTTATTAATCAAAGCATTAATAACCTTTGCTCTTAAATAGGAAATTTTTTCGTTGTCATTTCCTATAGAATCAAGCTTTCTTTTTACTCTGTCAACATCATCAGTTTCTGATTTTACCAGCTCAAAAAACAAGTTTGTACAATCGGCCGTTGAAACGATACCCAATCTGTGTGCATCTTCCATATCGATAATGTTGTAGCAAATATCATCGGCAGCTTCTACCAACCAAACGAAAGGATGCCTTTTGAAAATATACGGTTCTTCGCTTTCTGAAATTAAATTTGTTCCTTTTGCAATTTCAAGGAAAATTTCTTTTTCATTCTGAAAAAATCCGAATTTTTTCCTGTGGATAATTCCTTTTTTCTTGGCAATTGCTTCACAGGGATATTTTGCAATACTTGCTAAAGTTGCAAACGTTAATTGAGTTCCTCCTGCATCTTTTCCGTTTTGCTGTTGTGCTAAAACCCGAATCGCATTGGCATTTCCTTCAAAATTTACCAGATCAGCCCATTCTTTTTCGTTGAATTTAGGTTTCAGATCATTTTCATTCCGGTCAAAATAACTGGCAATTGCATCTTCTCCCGAATGTCCGAAAGCAGGATTTCCAACATCGTGACAAAGACAGGCTGCAGCAATTACATTTCCTAAATTATGGTTGTAAAAATTCTTTGAATCTTCTGTAAGATCACTTTTAAAATTTTCAGCAATAAATTCTCCGATCACGCTTCCTAAACTTCTTCCCACAGAAGAAACTTCTAAAGAATGCGTTAAGCGATTATGCACAAAAACACTTCCCGGAAGTGGAAAAACCTGCGTTTTATTTTGTAATCTTCTGAAAGCCGAAGAAAAGATAATTCTATCAAAATCTCTCTGAAAATCTGTTCTTGAAGCAGTAGTATTTGGATTGTTACCGGTACGCTGACTGGTAAAAATGTGGTTCAAATTCATCATTTTTCAAAATTAATTCAAATTTTACTTTTAAAGGAATAATATTTGAGTTTTTCTTTAAAAACCAACCAATGCCTGAAGGTCCCACAATTGTTTTAATGAAAGAAGATCTACAAAAATTTGTAGGTGAAAAGGTAATTGAAGCTGATGGAAGCGAAATTCCTGAAACTCCCGAAGTAAAAGGAGAAATTCTGCGTGAAATAAAAACTTTTGGAAAGCAAACTTATTTGATTTTCGATACAATTATTTTCAAAATTCATTTGTTGATGTTTGGTTCTTACAGTTTATACAAAAGGAAAGACATCGACACGCTCCGATTGGGATTGACTTTCAAAGATGGCGGAATGTATTTTTATACGTGCTCGGTAAAAACTGTAGATGAAAGTTTTCTTAAGAAAATAGATTGGGAAGCTGATGTGATGAGCGACAAATGGAGCCCGGAAAAAACTGAAAAAGTTTTAAAAGAAAATCCTAAAATGATGATTTGTGATGCGTTGATGAATCAGGATATTTTTTCAGGAGTCGGAAACATAATTAAAAATGAAGCTTTATTCAGAGTTGGAATTCATCCGGAAAGTCTGATTGGAAATTTGTCTCCGAAAAAATTAAAGGAGATCATTTCAGAAGCGAGAAATTACAGTTTCGATTTCAAAAAATGGAAAAAAGCGAATATCTTGAGTAAACACTTTCAGATCTATCATCAGAAGAACTGCCCAAAATGTGGTGAAGAGGTTATTAAAAAAGATACAGGAAAAGGAAAACGTACAAGCTTCTTCTGCAAAAATGACCAGAAACTGTATTAAAAATCATGTTTTTAAGAACAAAAAATATTCTAAATTTATAAAACCTTAATTACATGAAATGACCGACAACAAATGGCTTGACCGATGGAACGAAAGATACAGCAATGATGAATTTGCTTACGGAACACAACCCAATAATTATTTAAAAGAACAACTGCAAAAACTGGAAACAGGCTCTGTTCTTTTTCCTGCAGAAGGTGAAGGACGAAATGCCGTTTTTGCCGCTCAACTAGGATGGAATGTTTCTGCATTTGACATCAGTGCTGAAGGAAAAAATAAAGCATTGCAACTTGCAGAAAACAACAACGTAGAAATTGATTATCAGGTTGGCGAATTGCAAAATTTGAACTTCCAGAAAGAACAGTTTGATGTGATTGCTTTAATTTATGCTCATTTTCCTGCGGATATTAAATCCTCTATCCATAAAATGTTAGATACGTATTTGCGTAAAGGAGGTTATATTATTTTTGAAGCTTTCAGCAAAAAACATTTAGATTTTGTCTTAAAAGACGAAAAAGTTGGCGGTCCGAAAGATATAGAGTCTCTATTCTCAATTGATGAAATAAAATCTGATTTTCCGGAATATGAAATTATTGAATTGGTGGAAACAGAAATAGAACTTAATGAAGGGATTTTTCACAATGGTACAGGTTCGGTTATCCGATTTTTAGGAAAGAAAAAATAGAACATTGTAGATTAAACTCTTTTTGAAAATTTAGACCTCCAAATTCAGTGAACCTCCGGAATAAGCAGCAAAAAAATCAGATCTGTAGACTTCACCCAAAGGAATTTCAGATTCGTCGATGTAAATATTATGATTGTCAAAAGAATCGATTGCATTTAAATTAACCACAAAAGATTTGCTTACTCTGGAGAAAATTTCTGCCGGAAGTTTTTGATGAATGGTCTTAAGATTCATCGCCGTGATCAGCTTTTGAGTCTTTGTATGGATAACGACATAATCTTTTAAACCCTCGATAAATTTAATCTCATTGAAATTGAGTTTATAAAACCGTCTGTCTGCTTTAATGAACA
Coding sequences within it:
- a CDS encoding deoxyguanosinetriphosphate triphosphohydrolase, which gives rise to MNLNHIFTSQRTGNNPNTTASRTDFQRDFDRIIFSSAFRRLQNKTQVFPLPGSVFVHNRLTHSLEVSSVGRSLGSVIGEFIAENFKSDLTEDSKNFYNHNLGNVIAAACLCHDVGNPAFGHSGEDAIASYFDRNENDLKPKFNEKEWADLVNFEGNANAIRVLAQQQNGKDAGGTQLTFATLASIAKYPCEAIAKKKGIIHRKKFGFFQNEKEIFLEIAKGTNLISESEEPYIFKRHPFVWLVEAADDICYNIIDMEDAHRLGIVSTADCTNLFFELVKSETDDVDRVKRKLDSIGNDNEKISYLRAKVINALINKSISMYKQNFDKILEGNLDKALLDIYKSENKALQDIESFSVEKIYNHKAVVEIENAGYNVMYELLDHFIPSILKSEDKIKSYDTKALKLIPKQFIYEEGSDYQKVLGVIDFVSGMTDNYATDLYRKIKGIDIGMTM
- a CDS encoding class I SAM-dependent methyltransferase — translated: MTDNKWLDRWNERYSNDEFAYGTQPNNYLKEQLQKLETGSVLFPAEGEGRNAVFAAQLGWNVSAFDISAEGKNKALQLAENNNVEIDYQVGELQNLNFQKEQFDVIALIYAHFPADIKSSIHKMLDTYLRKGGYIIFEAFSKKHLDFVLKDEKVGGPKDIESLFSIDEIKSDFPEYEIIELVETEIELNEGIFHNGTGSVIRFLGKKK
- a CDS encoding DUF4377 domain-containing protein; amino-acid sequence: MKNAKLFLKGTLLVSSLFVLSQCKPMPNSTADNEKTFIVGPETADCTGVAPMKCLQVKEKASDSWQNFYTNIEGFTYEPGYEYVLKVKTEKIENPPMDASSIKYTLIKQVSKTKK
- a CDS encoding SPFH domain-containing protein, which translates into the protein MVYVGILVFFGLVTLFASFFTVKQESAAVVERLGKFLKVSHAGLHLKIPFLDQISKRLNLRIQQLDVIIDTKTLDNVFIKMKVSVQYQVIRENVKDAYYRLENPENQITSYVFDVVRAEVPKTKLDDVFVRKDDIAIAVKSELQEAMQSYGYDIIKALVTDIDPDEQVKHAMNRINAAEREKTAAEYESEAQRIRIVAVAKAEAESKKLQGQGIADQRREIAKGLEESVKMLNAANINAQEASALIVVTQHYDTLQSIGANNRSNLVLLPNSPTAASSMLNDLVVSMAATQKMEEYSKAQLPNPPQNRGHQE
- a CDS encoding DUF962 domain-containing protein, which gives rise to MSERIKTYDEFYEFYLGEHKKLGTRIFHFLGIVSVFLVIGFVIYTGKERFLWYIPIFGYGFAWLSHAFIERNKPATFKYPLWSLMSDFKLFFELLIGKQKFNGKQP
- a CDS encoding endonuclease → MPEGPTIVLMKEDLQKFVGEKVIEADGSEIPETPEVKGEILREIKTFGKQTYLIFDTIIFKIHLLMFGSYSLYKRKDIDTLRLGLTFKDGGMYFYTCSVKTVDESFLKKIDWEADVMSDKWSPEKTEKVLKENPKMMICDALMNQDIFSGVGNIIKNEALFRVGIHPESLIGNLSPKKLKEIISEARNYSFDFKKWKKANILSKHFQIYHQKNCPKCGEEVIKKDTGKGKRTSFFCKNDQKLY